One segment of Alnus glutinosa chromosome 2, dhAlnGlut1.1, whole genome shotgun sequence DNA contains the following:
- the LOC133859668 gene encoding uncharacterized protein LOC133859668 isoform X2 has product MKTILIICILFASLLFSPSSILARELAESSTGGNGQAGNPNKPVMPIKCDPKSSTYSRCIGQTKPEPKCNSYGAYTRCPGTGSSGTPNNPTVKPGTGSSGNPNNPAVKPGTGSSGNSNNPAVKPGTGSSGNPKNPAIKPGPGDQPFKDPKGPITKCDPKGPYTRCQPKPKCDPKYNRCPPQNP; this is encoded by the exons ATGAAGACTATCCTTATTATTTGCATTCTCTTTGCTTCCCTTCTTTTCTCGCCCTCTTCGATTCTCGCTCGAGAATTGGCTGAGAGTAGTACTG GAGGTAATGGCCAAGCCGGAAATCCCAACAAACCAGTAATGCCAATAAAGTGCGATCCTAAGAGCTCGACTTACAGTCGTTGCATAGGACAAACCAAGCCAGAGCCGAAGTGTAATTCCTATGGGGCCTACACTCGTTGCCCAG GTACTGGCTCATCTGGAACACCCAACAATCCAACAGTAAAACCAG GTACTGGCTCATCCGGGAATCCCAACAATCCAGCAGTAAAACCAG GTACTGGCTCATCCGGGAATTCCAACAATCCAGCAGTAAAACCTG GTACTGGCTCATCAGGAAATCCCAAGAATCCAGCAATAAAACCAG GTCCTGGTGATCAACCATTTAAGGATCCCAAAGGTCCAATAACAAAGTGTGATCCTAAAGGCCCCTACACACGTTGCCAGCCGAAGCCCAAGTGTGATCCCAAGTACAACCGTTGCCCACCTCAAAACCCATGA
- the LOC133860553 gene encoding NAC domain-containing protein 41-like: MLLVGFRFRPSDEELITNYLLNKVKGEPLPLDDIRESDMYGEKPLWQICGDLCDQEENLYFFTRPKKLSKNRVAWPTGYGVWHENSSDNVKEGSSMKKSDWIMHEFSLVGETNWVLCTIHKKRPEPKSGLERRFEDQSYISDQRKRMRCDVVERDGPQATETPAEYPFEFVMPVFEFTLSQNSVDTVDENNTQTTDLETFMSCLPASNDDSMPEFYTSYVYLLPLPSQEDEHLLLGIWVDFDDADFGILFI, from the exons ATGTTGCTGGTGGGGTTTCGCTTTAGGCCTAGCGATGAAGAGCTCATTACGAACTACTTGTTGAACAAGGTTAAGGGTGAGCCGCTTCCCTTGGATGACATCCGTGAGTCTGATATGTATGGTGAAAAGCCTCTCTGGCAAATCTGCGGCGATCTTTGTGATCAGGAGGAGAATCTCTACTTTTTCACCAGGCCGAAGAAACTATCCAAAAACCGAGTGGCATGGCCAACCGGCTATGGGGTGTGGCACGAGAATTCTTCTGACAAT GTGAAAGAAGGCTCGTCCATGAAGAAATCCGACTGGATTATGCATGAGTTTTCACTCGTTGGGGAAACCAACTGGGTTCTGTGCACCATTCATAAGAAAAGACCAGAACCAAAAAGTGGGCTTGAAAGACGCTTTGAAGATCAGTCTTATATTAGTGATCAG AGAAAGAGGATGCGTTGTGATGTTGTTGAACGTGATGGGCCTCAAGCCACTGAGACGCCTGCTGAATATCCATTTGAATTTGTAATGCCTGTGTTTGAATTTACACTGTCACAAAATTCCGTGGATACTGTGGATGAGAATAACACGCAGACGACTGATTTGGAAACCTTCATGAGTTGCCTACCTGCCAGTAATGATGACTCAATGCCTGAGTTTTATACTTCATATGTTTATCTGCTGCCGCTGCCTTCCCAAGAGGATGAACATTTGCTGCTTGGTATATGGGTGGATTTTGATGATGCTGACTTTGGTATTTTATTTATCTAG
- the LOC133859665 gene encoding SNF1-related protein kinase catalytic subunit alpha KIN10: MDSSNGLGANGLDVFLQNYKLGKTLGIGSFGKVKIAEHILTGHKVAVKILNRRKIKNMEMEEKVRREIKILRLFMHPHIIRLYEVVETPADIYVVMEYVKSGELFDYIVEKGRLQEDEARNFFQQIISGVEYCHRNMVVHRDLKPENLLLDSKWNVKIADFGLSNIMRDGHFLKTSCGSPNYAAPEVISGKLYAGPEVDVWSCGVILYALLCGTLPFDDENIPNLFKKIKGGIYTLPSHLSSGARDLIPRMLVVDPMKRMTIPEIRQHPWFQAHLPRYLAVPPPDTMQQAKKIDEEILQEVVKRGFDRNQLIESLRNRLQNKATVAYYLLLDNRFRPSSGYLGAEFQETMDGGFNRTHQNEAVALPVGHRLPGYMEYQGMGMRSQFPVERKWALGLQSRAHPREIMTEVLKALQELNVCWKKIGHYNMKCRWIPGIPGRHEGMMNNPVHNNHYFGDESTIIENDGVTNSPNIVKFEVQLYKTREEKYLLDLQRVNGPQILFLDLCAAFLAQLRVL; encoded by the exons ATGGATAGTTCAAATGGGCTAGGTGCCAATGGTCTGGATGTgtttttacaaaattacaagcttggaaaaacacttggcatTGGTTCCTTTGGCAAGGTGAAAATCGCAGAGCATATCTTGACTGGCCATAAAGTTGCTGTAAAGATCCTTAACCGTCGGAAAATAAAGAACATGGAAATGGAAGAAAAGG TGAGAagagaaatcaaaattttgagattGTTTATGCATCCTCATATAATAAGACTTTATGAGGTTGTAGAGACGCCAGCAGACATCTATGTTGTGATGGAGTATGTGAAGTCTGGAGAGCTCTTTGATTACATTGTGGAGAAGGGTAGGTTGCAGGAAGATGAAGCTCGTAATTTTTTTCAGCAG ATAATCTCTGGTGTGGAGTACTGCCATAGGAATATGGTGGTTCATAGAGACCTTAAGCCTGAGAATTTACTTTTGGATTCCAAATGGAATGTGAAGATTGCGGATTTTGGTTTGAGCAATATAATGCGTGATGGTCATTTTCTGAAGACAAGTTGTGGAAGTCCAAACTATGCTGCCCCAGAG GTTATCTCTGGAAAGTTGTATGCTGGTCCCGAAGTGGACGTATGGAGCTGCGGTGTTATATTGTATGCCCTTCTCTGTGGCACACTTCCTTTTGACGATGAAAACATTCCCAACCTTTTTAAGAAGATAAAG GGTGGGATATACACTCTTCCCAGTCATTTATCATCTGGTGCAAGAGACTTAATCCCAAGGATGCTTGTGGTGGACCCAATGAAGCGAATGACCATTCCTGAGATTCGCCAGCACCCATGGTTTCAGGCTCATCTTCCACGTTATTTAGCTGTGCCCCCACCAGATACAATGCAACAAGCGAAAAAG ATTGATGAGGAGATTCTACAGGAGGTGGTTAAGAGGGGATTTGACAGGAACCAACTGATTGAATCTCTTCGCAACAGATTACAAAATAAG GCTACTGTTGCATACTATTTGTTATTGGATAACCGGTTCCGTCCTTCCAGTGGATATCTTGGAGCTGAGTTCCAAGAGACTATG gaTGGTGGTTTCAATCGTACGCATCAAAATGAGGCTGTTGCTTTGCCTGTTGGGCACCGCCTTCCAGGATATATGGAGTATCAAGGAATGGGCATGAGATCACAGTTCCCTGTTGAGAGGAAATGGGCTCTTGGACTTCAG TCCCGAGCTCATCCTCGTGAAATAATGACAGAAGTCCTTAAAGCTCTGCAAGAACTGAATGTGTGTTGGAAGAAAATTGGGCATTACAACATGAAGTGCAGGTGGATACCTGGCATTCCTGGTCGACATGAAGGCATGATGAACAATCCTGTGCACAATAATCACTACTTTGGGGATGAATCTACCATCATTGAGAACGATGGTGTTACCAACTCCCCAAATATTGTCAAGTTTGAAGTGCAG CTCTATAAAACTCGCGAGGAGAAGTATCTACTTGATCTCCAAAGGGTCAATGGCCCGCAGATTCTCTTCTTGGATCTTTGTGCTGCTTTCTTAGCACAGCTCCGGGTCCTCTAA
- the LOC133859722 gene encoding uncharacterized protein LOC133859722, whose amino-acid sequence MASRRNVHYSPLPADEDDYDGIARRQYDPRFDYTPKSFDKIPWKSITLALFLLFFGSLLLFLSYFIFTGHMGGDRSQAYGLLALGVLSFLPGFYETRVAYYAWRGANGYRFASIPDY is encoded by the exons ATGGCATCTAGACGCAATGTTCATTACAGCCCTCTTCCTGCTGATGAAGATGATTATGATGGTATTGCAAGAAGACAATATGACCCTCGGTTTGACTATACACCCAAATCCTTTGACAAAATCCCATGGAAGTCCATTACCCTTGCACTTTTCCTCCTATTTTTTGGAtcattgcttctttttctttcgtaTTTCATCTTCACTGGTCACATGGGAGGAGACCGATCCCAAGCGTATGGCCTTTTGGCACTAGGAGTTCTCTCCTTCCTCCCAG GCTTTTACGAGACTCGAGTCGCATATTACGCATGGAGGGGTGCCAATGGATATCGTTTCGCTTCCATTCCTGATTATTAG
- the LOC133859668 gene encoding uncharacterized protein LOC133859668 isoform X3, producing MKTILIICILFASLLFSPSSILARELAESSTGGNGQAGNPNKPVMPIKCDPKSSTYSRCIGQTKPEPKCNSYGAYTRCPGTGSSGTPNNPTVKPGTGSSGNPNNPAVKPGTGSSGNSNNPAVKPGPGDQPFKDPKGPITKCDPKGPYTRCQPKPKCDPKYNRCPPQNP from the exons ATGAAGACTATCCTTATTATTTGCATTCTCTTTGCTTCCCTTCTTTTCTCGCCCTCTTCGATTCTCGCTCGAGAATTGGCTGAGAGTAGTACTG GAGGTAATGGCCAAGCCGGAAATCCCAACAAACCAGTAATGCCAATAAAGTGCGATCCTAAGAGCTCGACTTACAGTCGTTGCATAGGACAAACCAAGCCAGAGCCGAAGTGTAATTCCTATGGGGCCTACACTCGTTGCCCAG GTACTGGCTCATCTGGAACACCCAACAATCCAACAGTAAAACCAG GTACTGGCTCATCCGGGAATCCCAACAATCCAGCAGTAAAACCAG GTACTGGCTCATCCGGGAATTCCAACAATCCAGCAGTAAAACCTG GTCCTGGTGATCAACCATTTAAGGATCCCAAAGGTCCAATAACAAAGTGTGATCCTAAAGGCCCCTACACACGTTGCCAGCCGAAGCCCAAGTGTGATCCCAAGTACAACCGTTGCCCACCTCAAAACCCATGA
- the LOC133861503 gene encoding ethylene-responsive transcription factor ERN1-like, with amino-acid sequence MARKRKAGEAVEDRSSSEETMGWDQMVKEAAASAALGGPVRARKRFVGVRQRPSGRWVAEIKDTIQKIRVWLGTFDTAEEAARAYDEAACLLRGANTRTNFWPCSSSSSSSPALPSKITNLLLQRLKARNNTCTASSNSSLPIGQQEKQQAELYREAATDFSDTSFTDYLNDSEDYTNYNNIVPSTSASASYDYMNTNFESFLTEKEDSGGREIDFDYNCSTSVAQTCSGDGNFGGQGEEDGEETCTDIGTQDFQFLDAVGNCFYSPFEIAEEIEEPVEPENYTDEPSMLRAAMKRMKYERKFSASLYAFNGIPECLKRQLIAGNMKGRGMSDQLSNLQKACNNSKVEKNAEEEYVEVMRKREEGNLQSSVQIGSSSSSSSNDGELSLWSSLDLPPICSVN; translated from the coding sequence ATGGCTAGGAAGAGAAAGGCTGGAGAAGCAGTGGAAGACAGAAGTTCTAGTGAGGAAACCATGGGTTGGGATCAGATGGTGAAGGAAGCTGCAGCATCAGCAGCTCTCGGCGGCCCCGTAAGAGCCCGAAAGCGATTTGTTGGTGTCCGGCAACGGCCATCCGGTCGATGGGTGGCTGAGATTAAGGACACCATACAAAAGATAAGAGTGTGGTTAGGCACTTTTGATACAGCTGAGGAAGCAGCCAGAGCATATGATGAGGCTGCTTGCTTGCTTCGTGGTGCCAACACTCGAACAAATTTCTGGCCTTGTtcctcatcttcatcttcatcgcCAGCTCTTCCCTCAAAGATCACTAACCTCCTTCTCCAAAGGCTCAAAGCAAGAAATAACACTTGCACTGCTTCATCCAATTCTTCCTTGCCCATTGGCCAGCAAGAAAAGCAACAAGCAGAACTATACAGAGAAGCAGCAACAGATTTCTCAGATACCTCATTCACAGATTACCTTAACGATTCTGAAGATTACACCAACTACAACAACATTGTACCGAGTACTAGTGCAAGTGCTAGTTATGATTACATGAACACAAATTTTGAATCCTTTTTAACTGAAAAGGAAGACTCTGGGGGCAGAGAAATCGACTTCGACTATAACTGCAGTACTAGTGTAGCACAGACTTGTAGTGGTGATGGTAATTTTGGAGGGCAAGGAGAGGAAGATGGAGAAGAAACATGCACTGATATTGGAACTCAGGATTTCCAATTTTTGGATGCTGTTGGAAACTGTTTCTATTCACCCTTTGAGATTGCTGAAGAGATTGAGGAACCGGTGGAGCCAGAGAACTACACTGATGAGCCATCAATGCTTAGAGCAGCCATGAAGAGGATGAAATATGAAAGAAAGTTCTCAGCTTCTCTCTATGCCTTCAATGGAATACCTGAGTGCTTAAAGCGGCAGCTCATAGCAGGAAATATGAAAGGAAGGGGAATGTCTGACCAATTAAGTAACCTACAGAAGGCATGTAACAACAGCAAAGTGGAGAAGAATGCAGAAGAAGAATATGTGGAAGTGATGAGAAAGAGGGAGGAGGGAAACCTGCAAAGTTCAGTTCAAATAGggtcttcttcctcttcttcgaGCAACGATGGTGAATTGTCACTTTGGAGCTCATTGGACCTTCCACCCATCTGCTCTGTTAACTAA
- the LOC133859947 gene encoding uncharacterized protein LOC133859947, whose translation MVNTRFKTPNMKTILIIGILLASILFSPSSINARELADQSGDHRKSLSLDVSTKIVPGVVEGSSEGLNISSNKIVSFRSLREGGTSGPPSPRLNVEPSPGGGH comes from the exons ATGGTGAACACAAGATTCAAGACACCCAACATGAAGACCATTCTTATTATTGGCATTCTCTTGGCTTCCAttcttttctctccctcttcaaTTAACGCTCGAGAATTGGCTGATCAGAGTG GTGATCATCGAAAGAGTTTATCACTTGATGTGTCGACGAAGATAGTACCAGGAGTAGTAGAAGGCAGCTCTGAAGGTCTGAACATTAGTAGCAACAAAATAGTTTCCTTTCGGAGCCTACGAGAAGGAGGTACATCGGGTCCACCTTCACCCCGCCTAAACGTAGAACCATCCCCTGGCGGGGGCCATTAG
- the LOC133859668 gene encoding uncharacterized protein LOC133859668 isoform X4, with amino-acid sequence MKTILIICILFASLLFSPSSILARELAESSTGGNGQAGNPNKPVMPIKCDPKSSTYSRCIGQTKPEPKCNSYGAYTRCPGTGSSGTPNNPTVKPGTGSSGNSNNPAVKPGTGSSGNPKNPAIKPGPGDQPFKDPKGPITKCDPKGPYTRCQPKPKCDPKYNRCPPQNP; translated from the exons ATGAAGACTATCCTTATTATTTGCATTCTCTTTGCTTCCCTTCTTTTCTCGCCCTCTTCGATTCTCGCTCGAGAATTGGCTGAGAGTAGTACTG GAGGTAATGGCCAAGCCGGAAATCCCAACAAACCAGTAATGCCAATAAAGTGCGATCCTAAGAGCTCGACTTACAGTCGTTGCATAGGACAAACCAAGCCAGAGCCGAAGTGTAATTCCTATGGGGCCTACACTCGTTGCCCAG GTACTGGCTCATCTGGAACACCCAACAATCCAACAGTAAAACCAG GTACTGGCTCATCCGGGAATTCCAACAATCCAGCAGTAAAACCTG GTACTGGCTCATCAGGAAATCCCAAGAATCCAGCAATAAAACCAG GTCCTGGTGATCAACCATTTAAGGATCCCAAAGGTCCAATAACAAAGTGTGATCCTAAAGGCCCCTACACACGTTGCCAGCCGAAGCCCAAGTGTGATCCCAAGTACAACCGTTGCCCACCTCAAAACCCATGA